One Aphidius gifuensis isolate YNYX2018 linkage group LG5, ASM1490517v1, whole genome shotgun sequence genomic region harbors:
- the LOC122857153 gene encoding mitochondrial fission 1 protein-like — MDDVLDEVVSPDDLKKFEIKYNQELKLSSVTQQVQFEYSWCLVRSKYPADIRKGIYLLEDLCKNHAATKRDCIYYLAIGNARIKEYNKALKYVKAFLDIEPGNLQLQQLEKSIKQRMRKEGRKGLAVASGVGLAVGLAGVVIIKALTRS, encoded by the exons ATGGATGACGTACTAGATGAAGTAGTTTCACCTGATGATTTAAAG aaattcgaaataaaatataatcaagaattaaaattatcaagtgtCACACAACAAGTACAATTTGAGTATTCATGGTGTCTTGTTAGAAGTAAATATCCAGCTGACATAAGAAAAGGTATTTATCTTCTTGAAGATTTGTGTAAAAACCATGCTGCCACAAAAAGGGATTGCATCTATTACTTGGCCATTGGAAATGCTAGAATCAag gaATATAATAAAGCATTGAAGTACGTGAAAGCCTTCCTCGATATTGAACCTGGAAATTTACAATTACaacaacttgaaaaatcaattaaacaaCGAATGCGAAAAG AGGGTCGTAAAGGTCTAGCTGTTGCAAGTGGTGTTGGTCTTGCAGTTGGTCTTGCTGGTGTGGTAATTATCAAGGCATTAACAAGAAGCTAG
- the LOC122857150 gene encoding CBP80/20-dependent translation initiation factor: MRDSVVDKRNINYLQQKIKPSLLIYRPPGGRPEALTSPQLNVHAKEFTMKQNDMHNNNSNRHSMAGHDGRTVYYNLQQSKSSGNIHRHMFNQQQQQHHQLHQHQQHPYHHYNHHVQGIRQMHPLNTSASSGNILHGNQGNRVHFNMKNDIKTTQNSQVIKPGKLTKSLSFVTSYGLKRSKSFTSADVLAHKANNISEAAELGRFPVTVHDVLIKAMEDPNGLNSRNLMDLVRHILGRIVENRKYSEPAAKICIKIIEKEVKETFLESLLNLCQQWYQDQSRLLNDTASLNKFSAFMTFLNEMYCQLKRRQLQLKTQQEGVSPGRVLLTLLWKCCQDCLQPSFINSLPESNCLFFILTSIGKDLDVELPLQLEQLLACVRDAFLADNATLPAVRKILLQLIELHAAHWQLPAPALVYYYPGSSSKS; encoded by the exons ATGAGGGATTCAGTGGTGGATAAacgtaatattaattatcttcaacaaaaaattaaaccaaGCCTTTTAATTTATCGTCCACCAG gtgGACGACCAGAGGCTTTAACGAGTCCACAGTTGAACGTGCATGCTAAAGAATTTACAATGAAACAAAACGATAtgcacaataataattcaaa tagaCACAGTATGGCTGGACATGATGGTAGAACAGTTTATTACAATCTTCAACAGAGTAAATCAAGTGGAAATATTCATCGTCACATGttcaatcaacaacaacaacaacatcatcaattacaccagcatcaacaacatccatatcatcattataatcatcatgTTCAAGGAATTAGACAAATGCATCCATTAAATACTTCAGCATCAAGTGGAAATATTTTACAT ggTAATCAGGGTAATCGTGtacattttaatatgaaaaatgatattaaaacaaCACAAAATTCACAAGTGATAAAACCTGGTAAATTGACAAAAAGTTTGTCATTTGTTACATCATATGGATTAAAAAGATCAAAAAGTTTTACATCAGCTGATGTACTTGCTCATAAAGCTAATAATATTTCTGAAGCTGCTGAACTTGGAAGATTTCCTGTTACTGTACATGATGTACTTATTAAAGCAATGGAAG atcCAAATGGACTCAATTCAAGAAATCTAATGGATCTCGTACGTCATATACTTGGAAGAATCGTTGAAAATCGTAAATACTCTGAACCAGCTGCAAAAATttgcattaaaattattgaa aaagaAGTTAAAGAAACATTCTTAGAatcacttttaaatttatgccAACAGTGGTATCAAGATCAAAGTAGATTACTAAATGATACagcaagtttaaataaattttcagcaTTTATGACGTTCCTGAATGAAATGTATTGTCAG ttAAAACGTCGTCAATTGCAACTGAAAACTCAACAAGAGGGTGTATCACCAGGACGTGTATTATTGACTCTATTATGGAAATGTTGTCAAGATTGTCTTCAGCCatcttttataaattcattaccTGAA agtaattgtttattttttatactgacTTCAATTGGCAAAGATCTTGATGTTGAATTGCCACTTCAATTGGAACAATTACTTGCTTGTGTACGTGATGCATTTTTAGCTGATAATGCAACATTACCAGCTGTTAGAAAAATTCTTTTACAACTTATTGAGCTACATGCTGCACATTGGCAATTACCAGCTCCAGcacttgtttattattatccagGTTCATCATCAAAGtcttaa